In Amycolatopsis sp. EV170708-02-1, the following are encoded in one genomic region:
- a CDS encoding response regulator transcription factor: MTEPPIRLLLADDHPIVRAGLRALLETEPGLVVSDEAATAEEAVTRAAEGDIDVVLMDLRFGPGMTGAEATALITARPDAPRVLIVTTYDTDADTLPAIEAGATGYLLKDAPPEELAAAVRTAAAGRTTLAPTVADRLMHRMRMPTAALTLREIEVLVLVADGLSNRAIAERLHLTEGTVKSHLARSYTKLGVDSRTAAVATATDLGLIRR; this comes from the coding sequence GTGACCGAACCCCCGATCCGGCTCCTTCTCGCCGACGATCACCCGATCGTCCGGGCGGGCCTGCGTGCCTTGCTGGAAACCGAACCCGGACTCGTCGTCTCCGATGAAGCCGCGACCGCGGAGGAAGCGGTCACCCGAGCCGCGGAAGGCGACATCGACGTCGTGCTGATGGATCTGCGTTTCGGCCCCGGTATGACCGGCGCCGAAGCCACCGCGCTGATCACGGCGCGGCCGGACGCTCCGCGCGTGCTGATCGTCACCACCTACGACACCGACGCCGACACGCTGCCCGCCATCGAAGCGGGCGCCACCGGCTATCTCCTCAAGGACGCTCCTCCCGAGGAACTGGCGGCGGCGGTGCGCACGGCAGCCGCCGGACGCACCACCCTCGCCCCGACCGTCGCCGACCGGTTGATGCACCGGATGCGGATGCCCACCGCCGCGCTGACGCTGCGCGAGATCGAAGTCCTGGTCCTGGTCGCCGACGGCCTGTCCAACCGGGCCATCGCCGAACGGCTCCACCTGACCGAAGGCACCGTGAAATCCCACCTCGCCCGCAGCTACACCAAACTCGGCGTCGACTCGCGCACGGCCGCCGTCGCCACCGCGACCGATCTAGGCCTCATCCGCCGTTGA
- a CDS encoding ABC transporter ATP-binding protein, producing the protein MSLNLTGVTLTYPDGDSRLTALDDVTLDVPPGTITAVAGPSGSGKSSLLAVAATLITPDHGTVTIDGTETTGLTRGELTGLRRRKIGIVFQQPNLLPSLTAAEQLQVMARIDGRSATEARGVAMDLLDAVGLGPQAGRRPHQLSGGQRQRVNIARALMNEPTVLLIDEPTSALDHDRGAAVIDLITRLTHQRATATVLVTHDRAHLAEVDRIVEVHDGRLGTPEPARLRSG; encoded by the coding sequence ATGAGCCTGAACCTGACCGGTGTCACCCTCACCTATCCTGACGGCGACTCCCGCCTCACAGCGCTCGACGACGTCACACTGGACGTCCCGCCGGGCACGATCACCGCTGTCGCCGGGCCTTCCGGCTCGGGCAAGTCCAGCCTGCTCGCGGTCGCCGCCACGCTCATCACCCCGGACCACGGGACCGTCACCATCGACGGCACCGAGACCACCGGGCTGACCCGCGGCGAACTCACCGGACTGCGCCGCCGCAAGATCGGGATCGTCTTCCAGCAACCCAATCTGCTGCCCTCCCTCACCGCCGCCGAACAACTCCAGGTCATGGCCCGGATCGACGGCCGCTCCGCGACCGAGGCACGTGGCGTTGCCATGGACCTGCTCGACGCCGTCGGGCTCGGGCCGCAGGCCGGCCGTCGCCCGCACCAGCTTTCCGGCGGCCAGCGGCAACGGGTGAACATCGCTCGCGCACTCATGAACGAGCCGACCGTGCTGCTGATCGACGAGCCGACGAGCGCCCTCGATCACGACCGCGGCGCCGCGGTCATCGACCTGATCACCCGCCTGACCCACCAGCGGGCCACCGCCACCGTGCTGGTCACGCATGACCGCGCCCATCTCGCCGAGGTCGACCGGATCGTCGAAGTCCACGATGGACGGTTGGGCACCCCGGAACCGGCCCGTCTTCGGTCCGGTTAG
- the aztB gene encoding zinc ABC transporter permease AztB yields the protein MEWLLIPFEVSFVQRALLAGVLVSAVCAVVGTWVVLRGMAFIGDAMSHGMLPGVAIASLTGVNLLIGAAISAGVMALGVTALGRSRRLSEDTTIGLLFVGMLATGVIIVSHSRSFAVDLTGFLFGDVLAVGSGDLMGLAITLLVVGAVALMGHRSFTALTFDVRKAHTLGLRPRLANAVLLGLVTLTIVASFRVVGTLLVFGLLIAPAAAALFWSRRITTIMLVAALLGVAATVGGLLVSWYWGTAAGATIAAGAVLLFFLSAFLSFVRQRFRSLTPEIECSR from the coding sequence GTGGAATGGTTGCTGATCCCCTTCGAGGTGTCGTTCGTGCAGCGTGCGCTGCTGGCGGGCGTGCTCGTTTCGGCGGTGTGCGCGGTCGTGGGCACCTGGGTGGTGTTGCGCGGCATGGCGTTCATCGGCGACGCGATGTCGCACGGCATGTTGCCCGGCGTGGCGATCGCCTCGCTGACCGGCGTGAACCTGCTGATCGGTGCGGCGATCAGCGCCGGCGTGATGGCGCTCGGCGTGACGGCACTCGGGCGTTCGCGACGGCTTTCCGAGGACACCACGATCGGATTGCTGTTCGTCGGCATGCTCGCGACCGGCGTGATCATCGTGTCCCACTCGCGGTCGTTCGCCGTCGATCTCACCGGATTCCTGTTCGGTGACGTGCTCGCCGTCGGATCCGGCGATCTGATGGGCCTCGCGATCACCCTGCTCGTCGTGGGGGCGGTCGCGCTGATGGGACATCGCTCGTTCACCGCGCTCACCTTCGACGTCCGCAAAGCGCACACCCTGGGGCTGCGGCCACGTCTCGCGAACGCGGTGCTGCTCGGGCTGGTCACGCTGACGATCGTCGCGTCGTTCCGCGTCGTGGGGACCCTGCTCGTGTTCGGCCTGCTCATCGCCCCCGCCGCGGCGGCCCTCTTCTGGTCTCGGCGGATCACCACGATCATGCTCGTCGCGGCGCTGCTCGGCGTCGCCGCGACGGTCGGCGGCCTGCTCGTGTCCTGGTATTGGGGCACCGCGGCGGGCGCGACCATCGCCGCCGGCGCGGTCCTCCTGTTCTTCCTTTCCGCGTTCCTGTCCTTCGTACGACAGCGATTCCGTTCCCTGACACCGGAGATCGAGTGCTCACGATGA
- a CDS encoding ABC transporter permease, producing MFVAWRDLRFAKGRFALMGAVVVLITLLVGLLSGLTAGLGEQNISGITGLPADKIVFTAPGDGQSLSYANSAITETQRRQWAEAQGVTGAEPLGIATTKAGAGSRSAGITVFGVRPGSALAPDGGNFTGDSVVLSTSAAEELGVRSGDTVTVAGRPLRVAAVTGDAWFSHTPVVWAGLDVWAKTAPPTGGVPSATVLALTTTAGADLAATDLAAGTKTVSKSDSLSAIGSYTSENGSLQLMRGFLFAISALVIGAFFTVWTIQRSGDIAVLKALGASTPFLLKDALGQAVVLLVGGTAVGTGLAVGLGAVVAGSAVPFLLTPATVLVPAAVIILLGALGAALSVRRITSVDPLTALGSAR from the coding sequence GTGTTCGTCGCCTGGAGAGATCTGAGATTCGCCAAAGGGCGGTTCGCCCTGATGGGGGCCGTGGTCGTGTTGATCACCCTGCTGGTCGGCCTGTTGTCCGGGCTCACCGCGGGGCTGGGTGAGCAGAACATCTCCGGGATCACCGGCCTGCCCGCCGACAAGATCGTCTTCACCGCTCCTGGTGACGGGCAGAGCCTGTCCTATGCCAACTCGGCGATCACCGAGACGCAGCGGCGGCAATGGGCCGAAGCGCAGGGCGTCACCGGTGCCGAGCCGCTGGGCATCGCCACCACCAAGGCCGGTGCGGGGAGCCGCAGCGCCGGGATCACCGTCTTCGGCGTCCGGCCCGGATCGGCACTCGCCCCGGACGGCGGGAACTTCACCGGTGACTCGGTGGTGTTGTCGACGTCCGCCGCCGAAGAGCTGGGCGTCCGGAGCGGAGACACCGTCACCGTGGCGGGGCGCCCACTGAGGGTCGCCGCCGTGACGGGGGATGCCTGGTTCAGCCACACCCCCGTGGTGTGGGCCGGTCTCGACGTCTGGGCGAAGACCGCGCCACCCACGGGAGGCGTGCCGAGCGCGACGGTGCTCGCACTGACCACCACGGCCGGCGCCGATCTCGCGGCCACTGATCTCGCCGCGGGCACGAAGACGGTTTCGAAGAGCGACTCGCTGTCCGCGATCGGCTCCTACACCTCGGAAAACGGTTCGCTGCAACTGATGCGAGGCTTCCTGTTCGCCATCTCCGCACTCGTGATCGGCGCCTTCTTCACCGTCTGGACGATCCAGCGCAGCGGCGACATCGCCGTCCTCAAGGCGTTGGGGGCGAGCACACCCTTCCTGCTGAAGGACGCGCTCGGCCAGGCTGTCGTCCTGCTGGTCGGCGGCACCGCCGTCGGCACCGGGCTGGCCGTCGGCCTCGGCGCGGTCGTCGCCGGATCCGCGGTGCCCTTCCTGCTGACGCCGGCCACCGTGCTGGTCCCGGCCGCGGTGATCATCCTGCTCGGCGCACTCGGGGCAGCGCTTTCCGTCCGCCGCATCACTTCCGTCGACCCGTTGACCGCATTGGGGAGTGCCCGATGA
- the aztC gene encoding zinc ABC transporter substrate-binding protein AztC, giving the protein MKRRVLALFVVALLAVAGCSGSGGGGKSVVVTTNILGDITRAIVGDQAEVTVLMKPNADPHSFGISAQQAAQVERAGLIVYNGLGLEEGMLRTVRTAEENGVPALPAGERVNPISYADNKPDPHFWTDPARVRDAVKTIADEVVAHVGGVDEAVIRANAERYRGEIEALDRMMTEKFGGIPRERRKLVTNHHVFGYLAQRYGFEVVGAVIPGGTTLASPSSSDLKALADTVRAAGVPVIFADSSQPDRLARVLAEQAGLHVQVAPLFSESLSEPGQGAATYLEMMRANTESITTGLTRS; this is encoded by the coding sequence ATGAAGCGCCGGGTACTCGCCCTGTTCGTGGTGGCGCTGCTGGCGGTGGCGGGGTGCTCCGGCAGCGGCGGTGGCGGCAAGTCGGTCGTCGTCACGACGAACATCCTCGGCGACATCACCCGCGCCATTGTCGGCGATCAGGCCGAAGTGACCGTGTTGATGAAGCCGAACGCCGACCCGCATTCCTTCGGTATCTCCGCCCAGCAGGCCGCGCAGGTCGAGAGGGCGGGCCTGATCGTCTACAACGGACTCGGGCTCGAAGAAGGCATGCTGCGCACCGTCCGCACGGCCGAGGAGAACGGTGTACCGGCCCTGCCCGCCGGGGAGCGGGTGAACCCGATCAGTTACGCCGACAACAAGCCGGACCCGCATTTCTGGACGGATCCGGCCCGGGTGCGCGACGCGGTGAAGACGATCGCGGACGAGGTCGTCGCGCATGTCGGCGGCGTCGACGAAGCGGTCATCCGCGCCAACGCCGAACGCTATCGCGGGGAGATCGAAGCGCTCGACCGCATGATGACCGAGAAGTTCGGCGGGATCCCTCGTGAGCGCCGGAAGCTGGTGACGAATCACCACGTGTTCGGCTACCTGGCCCAGCGGTACGGGTTCGAGGTCGTCGGCGCGGTGATCCCCGGCGGAACGACGCTCGCGTCGCCCAGTTCCTCGGATCTGAAGGCACTCGCCGACACCGTCCGCGCGGCGGGAGTGCCGGTGATCTTCGCGGACTCCTCCCAGCCGGACCGGCTCGCGCGGGTACTGGCCGAGCAGGCGGGGCTGCACGTCCAGGTGGCCCCGTTGTTCTCCGAGTCGCTCAGCGAACCAGGCCAGGGCGCGGCCACCTATCTGGAAATGATGCGCGCCAACACCGAATCGATCACCACCGGTTTGACCCGTTCCTGA
- the aztD gene encoding zinc metallochaperone AztD, protein MARKTRYLALMATTASTLALAACATEQPAAEPGKDAAPAPVVANPVAVTYDGGIVLLDGKSLQVAKNIPLEGFNRLNPAGNDRHLMVSTSTGFRVLDAVGAVLTDNEVKAAKPGHVVRHAGKTVLFADGTGEVTVFDPKTIGTAALPAPKHKTPEAHHGVAVELENGELVTTVGNEDKRSGIVVLDKDKKEIARNEQCPGVHGEAAARGEAIVVGCQTGVLIYRNGVITKVTSPDAYGRIGNQAGSDASPITLGDYKVDEAAELERPTRISLIDTEKATLKHVDIGTSYTFRSLARGPQGEALVLGTDGQIHVIDSVSGAVTKKIAVIGSWQEPIEWQQPRPAIFVRGGTAYVTDPGKKEIHSVDLATGAKTATGTIPGTPNEVSGVLAG, encoded by the coding sequence ATGGCACGGAAGACCCGATATCTCGCGCTGATGGCGACGACGGCGAGCACCCTCGCGCTCGCCGCCTGCGCGACCGAACAGCCGGCGGCGGAACCCGGAAAGGACGCGGCTCCGGCTCCGGTCGTCGCGAATCCGGTGGCCGTCACCTACGACGGCGGAATCGTCCTGCTCGACGGGAAGTCCCTGCAGGTCGCGAAGAACATCCCGCTGGAAGGCTTCAACCGGCTCAACCCGGCCGGGAACGACCGCCACCTCATGGTCTCGACCTCCACCGGGTTCCGCGTCCTCGACGCCGTCGGCGCCGTGCTGACGGACAACGAGGTGAAGGCGGCCAAGCCGGGGCACGTCGTCCGCCACGCCGGCAAGACGGTGCTGTTCGCCGACGGGACCGGCGAGGTGACCGTCTTCGACCCGAAGACGATCGGCACCGCCGCCCTCCCCGCGCCGAAGCACAAGACGCCGGAGGCGCACCATGGCGTCGCCGTCGAACTCGAGAACGGCGAATTGGTGACCACCGTCGGGAACGAGGACAAGCGGTCCGGGATCGTGGTGCTGGACAAGGACAAGAAGGAGATCGCGCGCAACGAGCAATGCCCCGGCGTGCACGGTGAAGCGGCCGCGCGCGGCGAGGCGATCGTGGTCGGCTGCCAGACCGGCGTGCTGATCTACCGGAACGGCGTGATCACCAAGGTGACCAGCCCGGACGCCTACGGGCGCATCGGCAATCAGGCGGGTTCGGACGCGTCGCCGATCACCTTGGGCGACTACAAGGTCGATGAGGCTGCCGAGCTTGAACGCCCGACCCGGATTTCCCTCATCGACACCGAGAAGGCCACGCTCAAGCACGTCGACATCGGGACCAGCTACACGTTCCGCTCGCTGGCCCGCGGCCCGCAGGGCGAGGCGCTGGTGCTGGGCACCGACGGCCAGATCCACGTGATCGACTCGGTGAGCGGTGCGGTGACGAAGAAGATCGCCGTGATCGGTTCCTGGCAGGAGCCGATCGAGTGGCAGCAGCCGCGTCCGGCGATCTTCGTCCGGGGTGGGACCGCCTACGTGACCGATCCCGGCAAGAAGGAGATCCACTCGGTCGACCTCGCCACCGGCGCGAAGACCGCCACCGGCACGATCCCAGGAACGCCGAACGAGGTCAGCGGCGTGCTCGCAGGTTGA